One Bacteroidales bacterium DNA window includes the following coding sequences:
- a CDS encoding aminoacyl-histidine dipeptidase: protein MIMSTILKKLQPEKVWEYFEEICNIPRPSKKEEKIISYLLEFGKKFNLETKKDDVGNVLIKKPATKGNEKKKTVILQSHVDMVCEKNSDVQHNFETDAIAPYIDGGWLKAKGTTLGADNGIGVAASLAVLASNDIEHGNIECLFTVDEETGLTGAFNLKPDFLKGNILLNLDSEDEDQIFIGCAGGKQTSIKMNYNKESFPQNYIAFKISVTGLQGGHSGGDIHLGRGNSIKILNRLLWNLSNLYKIRILNIEGGNLHNAIPREAFATIAVSENEKNKLIEYITSYNKIIKEEFSVTDNKVEISCISCNNPFQVIDLKTQNNLLNSLYACPNGVIAMSADIPGLVETSTNLATVKTFENEIEIVASQRSSVESSKQDIADMVEATFRLTNAKIEQGDGYPGWKPNTKSEILNITKTSFVKVLKYEPKILAIHAGLECGVIGEKYPGMDMISFGPTMRDVHSPDEKLEIKSVNNFWLLLLEVLKNIP from the coding sequence ATGATTATGTCAACAATCTTAAAAAAATTACAACCCGAAAAAGTATGGGAATACTTTGAGGAAATCTGCAATATTCCTCGTCCTTCAAAGAAAGAAGAAAAAATAATTTCTTACTTGCTTGAATTCGGGAAAAAATTTAATCTCGAAACAAAAAAAGACGATGTTGGAAATGTATTAATAAAAAAGCCGGCAACAAAAGGAAACGAAAAAAAGAAAACTGTCATTTTGCAAAGTCATGTTGATATGGTTTGCGAGAAAAACAGCGATGTTCAGCATAATTTTGAAACTGATGCTATTGCTCCTTATATTGATGGTGGATGGCTAAAAGCAAAAGGTACAACACTTGGAGCAGATAACGGAATTGGCGTTGCTGCAAGTTTAGCTGTTTTAGCTTCAAACGATATTGAACACGGAAATATTGAATGTTTGTTTACTGTTGACGAAGAAACAGGATTAACAGGTGCTTTCAACTTAAAGCCAGATTTTTTAAAAGGAAATATTTTATTGAATCTCGACTCGGAAGACGAAGACCAGATTTTTATAGGATGCGCAGGAGGGAAGCAAACTTCAATAAAAATGAATTATAACAAAGAATCATTTCCTCAGAACTACATTGCTTTTAAAATAAGTGTTACGGGATTGCAGGGTGGACATTCAGGTGGAGATATTCATTTGGGCAGAGGAAACTCAATTAAAATTCTGAACAGATTATTATGGAATCTTTCAAATTTATATAAAATAAGAATTTTAAATATTGAAGGAGGAAACCTGCATAACGCAATACCACGCGAGGCATTTGCAACAATTGCGGTTTCCGAAAACGAGAAAAATAAACTTATTGAATATATTACAAGTTATAATAAAATTATTAAAGAAGAATTTTCTGTAACTGATAATAAAGTTGAAATTAGTTGTATATCCTGCAATAATCCTTTTCAGGTTATTGATTTAAAAACGCAAAATAATTTATTGAATTCACTGTATGCTTGTCCAAACGGAGTAATAGCAATGAGTGCCGATATTCCGGGATTAGTGGAAACATCAACAAATTTGGCTACTGTAAAAACTTTTGAAAACGAAATAGAAATTGTTGCAAGTCAAAGAAGTTCTGTTGAAAGCTCAAAACAAGACATTGCCGACATGGTTGAAGCTACATTCAGATTAACAAATGCAAAAATAGAACAAGGCGATGGTTATCCGGGATGGAAGCCAAACACAAAATCCGAAATACTTAATATAACAAAAACTTCATTCGTAAAAGTGTTGAAATATGAACCAAAAATATTGGCAATTCATGCAGGTTTGGAATGTGGCGTAATAGGCGAAAAATATCCCGGTATGGATATGATTTCGTTCGGACCTACAATGCGCGATGTTCATTCTCCTGACGAAAAACTTGAAATAAAAAGTGTAAATAATTTCTGGCTCTTGTTATTGGAAGTGCTGAAAAATATTCCGTAA
- the pyrI gene encoding aspartate carbamoyltransferase regulatory subunit yields MKEFVVKAIDNGTVIDHIPSENVFNVIRILNLENFDNQILFGTNLESKKLGLKGIIKMRNKYFEKDEINKIAIFAPQATLIKIKEYQIIEKTTVTLPEKIEAIVKCFNPNCITNSENITTKFTVLDKVDVKLLCHYCEKITDKENFIISK; encoded by the coding sequence ATGAAAGAATTTGTAGTAAAAGCCATTGACAACGGAACGGTTATAGACCACATTCCTTCCGAAAATGTTTTCAATGTCATCAGAATTTTAAATCTCGAAAATTTTGACAACCAGATATTATTCGGAACAAACCTTGAAAGCAAAAAACTCGGACTGAAAGGAATTATAAAAATGAGAAACAAATATTTTGAAAAAGATGAAATTAATAAGATTGCTATTTTTGCTCCTCAAGCAACTCTTATTAAAATAAAGGAATATCAGATTATTGAAAAAACAACTGTTACACTACCGGAAAAAATTGAAGCAATTGTAAAATGCTTCAATCCGAATTGCATAACTAATTCTGAAAATATTACGACCAAATTCACCGTACTTGATAAGGTTGATGTGAAATTACTTTGCCACTATTGCGAAAAAATTACAGATAAAGAAAATTTTATTATTTCAAAATAA
- the pyrB gene encoding aspartate carbamoyltransferase — MSLKNRSLVSINDFTKEEQLQVLELARFFEKNPVQDILNNKVVATLFFEPSTRTRLSFESAVSRLGGKIIGFTDATSSSLQKGESFRDTIKTVSNYSDLIVMRHPKEGSARFASEVSSVPIINAGDGANQHPTQTLLDLFTINQTQGKLDNQHIAFVGDLKYGRTVHSLVMALCNFNCTFHLVSPLELKLPSSVKFHINESKQKYFQYTRIEDVIKNVDILYMTRIQKERFSDPIDYEKIKNSYILKNDMLAGTKENLKILHPLPRVNEINEDVDNSAKAYYFQQAMNGVYVRQALMSLIFGVK, encoded by the coding sequence ATGAGTTTAAAAAACCGAAGTTTAGTTTCAATCAACGACTTCACAAAAGAAGAGCAGTTACAGGTTCTGGAACTTGCACGATTCTTTGAAAAAAATCCGGTGCAGGATATTTTAAACAATAAAGTTGTAGCAACTTTATTTTTTGAGCCATCCACTAGAACAAGGTTGAGCTTTGAATCGGCTGTTTCGCGGCTTGGTGGTAAAATCATAGGGTTCACAGATGCAACATCTTCCAGTTTACAAAAAGGCGAATCCTTCAGAGATACTATTAAAACTGTAAGTAATTATTCCGATTTGATTGTGATGCGCCACCCTAAAGAAGGAAGTGCGAGGTTTGCAAGCGAAGTATCATCAGTGCCAATAATTAATGCCGGCGATGGAGCAAACCAGCACCCCACACAAACTCTGCTTGATTTGTTTACAATAAATCAAACTCAGGGAAAACTAGATAATCAGCATATAGCTTTTGTTGGTGATTTGAAATATGGCAGAACAGTTCATTCATTAGTTATGGCTCTTTGTAATTTCAACTGCACTTTTCATCTTGTATCACCTTTAGAATTGAAATTGCCAAGTTCGGTGAAGTTTCATATAAACGAAAGCAAACAGAAATATTTTCAATATACAAGAATTGAAGATGTAATCAAAAATGTTGACATATTATATATGACGCGTATTCAGAAAGAAAGATTTTCTGACCCTATAGATTATGAGAAAATTAAAAATTCATATATTTTAAAAAATGACATGCTTGCAGGTACAAAAGAAAATCTGAAAATCCTGCATCCGTTGCCGCGCGTAAATGAAATCAATGAAGATGTTGACAACAGCGCAAAAGCATATTATTTTCAGCAGGCAATGAATGGTGTTTATGTCAGGCAAGCTTTAATGTCGCTTATTTTTGGGGTTAAATAA
- a CDS encoding cyclic 2,3-diphosphoglycerate synthase: MAKRNVIIIGAAGRDFHNFNTYFRSNVDFNVLAFTAAQIPDINDRRYPAELSGKLYPKGIPIYDEKFLPELIKNLKIDDCVFAYSDVTYTHVMHTSAIVNQAGANFILLGPRETQLKSSKPVISVCAVRTGCGKSQTSRRVIEILMSKGLKVVAVRHPMPYGDIAKQKVQRFAKVEDLKKHNCTIEEMEEYEPHVVRGNVIYAGVDYEAILRQAEKEADIILWDGGNNDFSFYKSDLAITIVDPHRPGHELSYYPGELTLRLADVVVINKIDSADANNINIVRENVAKINPNALVVDGASPITVEKPQLIRGKRVLVIEDGPTLTHGEMKIGAGIVAARKFGAKEIIDPRPFVTGKLAETFRIYPNIGTVLPAMGYGQQQIKDLETTINKSNAESVIIATPIDLNRILKIKKPSTRVSYELQEIGKPDLDDIVSDFLFKQKIKFKK; the protein is encoded by the coding sequence ATGGCAAAGAGAAATGTAATTATTATTGGAGCTGCCGGCAGAGATTTTCACAATTTCAATACTTACTTCAGGTCGAATGTCGATTTTAATGTCTTGGCATTCACAGCAGCTCAGATACCAGACATTAATGACAGGAGATATCCTGCTGAACTTTCCGGAAAGCTTTATCCGAAAGGCATACCGATTTATGATGAAAAATTTTTACCTGAACTGATTAAAAATTTAAAAATTGACGATTGTGTATTTGCATACAGCGACGTAACTTATACTCATGTCATGCATACAAGTGCAATAGTAAATCAGGCAGGTGCAAATTTTATTTTATTGGGACCAAGAGAAACACAATTAAAAAGCAGCAAGCCGGTAATATCAGTATGTGCTGTGAGAACGGGTTGTGGAAAAAGTCAGACATCAAGAAGAGTTATTGAAATTCTGATGTCGAAAGGATTGAAAGTTGTTGCTGTAAGACATCCTATGCCTTACGGAGATATTGCAAAACAAAAAGTTCAACGATTTGCAAAAGTCGAAGATTTGAAAAAGCATAATTGCACTATTGAAGAAATGGAAGAATACGAACCACATGTTGTTCGCGGAAATGTAATTTATGCCGGTGTTGATTATGAAGCAATTCTTCGTCAGGCAGAAAAGGAAGCCGATATAATTTTATGGGATGGCGGAAATAATGACTTTTCATTTTACAAATCCGATTTAGCTATTACTATTGTTGACCCTCACAGACCGGGGCATGAATTATCATACTACCCGGGAGAACTCACATTGCGTCTGGCAGATGTTGTAGTAATAAATAAAATTGACAGTGCCGATGCAAACAATATTAATATTGTGAGAGAAAATGTTGCTAAAATAAATCCTAATGCTTTGGTTGTTGATGGAGCATCTCCTATTACTGTTGAAAAACCACAACTTATCAGAGGAAAAAGAGTTTTAGTAATTGAAGATGGTCCCACTTTAACACACGGAGAAATGAAGATAGGTGCAGGTATTGTTGCAGCTAGAAAATTCGGAGCAAAAGAAATAATTGACCCACGACCTTTTGTTACAGGAAAACTTGCGGAAACATTCAGGATTTATCCTAATATAGGAACAGTGCTTCCTGCAATGGGGTACGGACAACAGCAGATAAAAGACCTCGAAACGACAATAAATAAATCAAATGCCGAATCTGTAATTATTGCAACACCTATTGATTTGAACAGGATTTTAAAAATAAAAAAACCAAGCACAAGAGTAAGCTATGAATTGCAGGAAATAGGAAAACCTGATTTAGATGATATTGTTTCCGATTTTTTGTTCAAACAAAAAATAAAATTTAAAAAATAA
- the tnpA gene encoding IS200/IS605 family transposase, protein MSEHIFKRHNKTLLLYHMVFPVKYRREAISSKVEQTIVEVGKGISARYEIYFVEIGADEDHIHFLIQSVPKISVEIIVRTVKSIMAKEIFRIHPEVKQILWGGNFWTSGYYANTVGQYGNEEVIKKYLREQGKGKEYKQLYRGQLKLFDV, encoded by the coding sequence GTGAGTGAACATATATTCAAAAGACATAATAAGACGCTATTGTTGTATCATATGGTTTTTCCTGTGAAGTATAGGAGGGAAGCAATAAGTAGTAAAGTTGAGCAAACAATAGTTGAAGTAGGAAAAGGAATTAGTGCAAGATACGAAATATATTTTGTAGAAATAGGAGCAGATGAAGACCACATACATTTTTTGATTCAGAGTGTTCCAAAAATATCAGTAGAAATAATAGTACGAACTGTAAAAAGTATAATGGCAAAGGAAATTTTCAGAATACATCCAGAAGTAAAGCAAATATTGTGGGGAGGAAATTTTTGGACAAGTGGATATTATGCAAATACTGTAGGGCAGTATGGGAATGAGGAAGTAATAAAAAAATATTTGCGAGAACAAGGAAAGGGAAAGGAATATAAACAATTATATCGTGGGCAATTAAAACTGTTTGATGTTTAG
- a CDS encoding C1 family peptidase, with translation MRKILLITAILFSAGVIAQNAKRDKGVLLESKPGYWKNDILPGVEKYQQQINPPKINFNFKADFSGIDFPNNIDLYKKQWHTPPISQGATGTCWCFSATSFFETEIYRLTKQEIKLSEIYTVYWEYVEKARRYVREKGNSAIGEGSEANAVIRIWKTYGVVPYSSYSGMLQGQLFHAHDKMREEIKSYLQSVKAANAWNEEAVVETIKNILNSYLGIPPTKVVVDGKEMTPQEYLKNVLKINPDDYVFVVSLMEKPFWEQMELPVSDNWWHSKEYYNVPIYDYMKILKQTVKAGYTVAIGGDVSEAGYDTQKQIAVIPTFDIPSDYIDDYSRQFRFSNGTTGDDHGLHLIGYYEKDGKDWYLIKDSGSGSRNNDKNDKNFGYFFYHEDYVKLKMLYFMVHKDMFKDYLSEFKK, from the coding sequence ATGAGAAAAATTTTATTAATAACCGCTATACTTTTTTCAGCAGGTGTTATTGCACAGAATGCAAAAAGAGATAAAGGTGTTTTATTAGAGAGTAAACCTGGTTATTGGAAAAATGATATTTTACCTGGAGTTGAAAAATATCAGCAGCAGATAAATCCTCCGAAAATAAATTTTAATTTCAAAGCGGATTTTTCAGGAATCGATTTTCCAAATAATATAGATTTATACAAAAAGCAATGGCATACTCCGCCAATTTCTCAGGGAGCAACCGGAACTTGCTGGTGCTTTTCCGCAACTTCATTTTTCGAAACAGAAATATACCGGTTAACAAAACAGGAAATTAAATTATCCGAAATATACACTGTTTACTGGGAATATGTTGAGAAGGCACGTCGTTACGTTCGTGAAAAAGGGAATTCGGCAATCGGTGAAGGTTCGGAAGCCAATGCTGTTATCAGAATATGGAAGACCTATGGAGTTGTTCCTTATTCGTCTTACTCGGGAATGCTTCAGGGACAACTTTTTCATGCTCATGATAAAATGAGAGAGGAGATTAAAAGTTATCTCCAGTCAGTAAAAGCTGCAAATGCATGGAATGAAGAAGCAGTTGTTGAAACAATAAAAAATATTTTGAATAGTTATCTGGGTATTCCTCCTACAAAAGTTGTTGTTGATGGAAAAGAAATGACTCCACAGGAATATTTGAAAAATGTTTTGAAGATTAACCCTGATGATTACGTTTTTGTAGTTTCGCTTATGGAAAAACCTTTCTGGGAACAGATGGAATTACCTGTATCGGACAACTGGTGGCACAGTAAAGAATATTACAATGTTCCTATTTATGATTATATGAAAATTTTAAAACAAACAGTTAAGGCAGGTTACACGGTTGCAATAGGAGGTGATGTTTCTGAAGCGGGATATGATACCCAAAAGCAAATTGCTGTTATTCCGACTTTCGATATTCCTTCTGATTATATTGATGATTATTCACGACAATTCAGATTTAGTAATGGCACTACCGGCGATGACCATGGACTGCACTTAATAGGTTATTACGAGAAAGATGGGAAGGACTGGTATTTAATTAAAGATTCCGGCTCAGGGTCTCGTAACAACGATAAAAATGATAAAAATTTTGGATACTTCTTCTATCACGAGGATTATGTGAAATTAAAAATGCTTTATTTTATGGTGCATAAAGATATGTTCAAAGATTATTTATCTGAATTTAAGAAATAA
- a CDS encoding glycosyltransferase family 9 protein, translating to MNNIEIHFLTKKKYSEILENNLYIDKFYYIEKNISEVIEDLKNENYTHIIDLHHNLRSFFVKRNLRKLSHSFDKLNIEKWIYVNFKINILPKIHIIDRYFNAVKFLGITNDNAGLDYFISQTDEIDLKRLPQNFRGGYIGFVIGGLQNTKCFPVEKIISVCKKINYPVIILGGKNDFEKGEQIAEAVGDNIFNACGKYNINQSASIVKQAKKIITNDTGLMHIAAAFKKDIISLWGNTVPAFGMYPYLPGAKSKIIEINEIRCRPCSKLGFEKCPHIHFKCMRMLDEEEIIRALELY from the coding sequence TTGAATAATATCGAAATTCATTTTTTAACAAAAAAGAAATATTCGGAAATACTTGAAAACAATCTTTACATAGATAAATTTTACTATATTGAAAAAAACATATCTGAAGTAATAGAAGATTTAAAAAATGAAAATTACACACACATAATTGATTTACATCATAACCTCAGGTCTTTTTTTGTCAAACGTAATTTGCGGAAACTATCGCATAGCTTCGATAAACTTAATATTGAAAAATGGATTTATGTTAATTTTAAAATTAACATTCTTCCCAAAATTCATATTATTGATAGATATTTTAATGCAGTTAAATTTCTCGGAATAACAAATGACAACGCTGGTCTCGACTATTTTATTTCGCAAACTGATGAAATTGATTTGAAGAGATTACCTCAAAATTTCAGAGGTGGTTATATCGGTTTTGTCATCGGTGGATTACAAAACACAAAATGTTTTCCTGTTGAAAAAATAATTTCCGTTTGTAAAAAAATAAATTACCCTGTAATTATTCTCGGAGGTAAGAATGATTTTGAAAAAGGTGAACAAATTGCAGAAGCAGTTGGAGACAACATTTTCAACGCCTGCGGAAAATATAATATAAATCAATCGGCATCAATTGTAAAGCAGGCAAAAAAAATAATCACTAACGATACCGGCTTAATGCACATTGCCGCTGCATTTAAAAAAGATATAATTTCGCTTTGGGGAAACACTGTTCCTGCATTCGGCATGTATCCCTATCTTCCGGGAGCGAAAAGTAAAATTATTGAAATAAATGAAATACGTTGTCGTCCGTGCTCGAAGTTGGGTTTCGAAAAATGTCCGCATATTCATTTTAAATGTATGAGGATGCTCGATGAGGAAGAAATAATCAGAGCTTTGGAACTTTACTAA
- a CDS encoding 6-carboxytetrahydropterin synthase, whose translation MSIIRITKKFEFEMAHALAGYNGLCRNIHGHSYKLFVTVKGEPETAPDSPKDGMVFDFSELKKIIQKEIIEKFDHALVLNEKINSDDIFKTSEMFGNIILVDFQPTCENLLNDFAFRIKKIIPKNISLHSLKLCETSTSFAEWFAKDNL comes from the coding sequence ATGTCTATAATCAGAATCACAAAAAAATTTGAATTCGAAATGGCTCATGCTCTCGCAGGTTATAACGGATTATGTCGCAATATTCACGGACATTCATATAAATTATTTGTTACTGTGAAAGGCGAACCTGAAACTGCTCCTGATTCCCCGAAAGACGGAATGGTATTTGACTTCTCCGAATTAAAAAAAATAATACAAAAAGAAATTATTGAAAAATTTGACCATGCACTTGTATTAAATGAAAAAATAAATTCAGATGATATCTTCAAAACAAGCGAAATGTTCGGTAATATAATTTTGGTTGATTTTCAACCGACATGCGAAAATCTTCTGAATGATTTTGCATTCAGGATAAAAAAAATCATTCCGAAAAATATTTCACTTCACAGTTTGAAACTTTGCGAAACTTCTACTTCTTTTGCTGAATGGTTTGCGAAAGACAACCTTTAA